In Pirellulales bacterium, a single window of DNA contains:
- a CDS encoding tetratricopeptide repeat protein: protein MLPLRDVSLLLLLAACGCSRSGGEPTADAPRDDALVAAATSEDAASGDNSSADRADFARQLAMLTRQAEDHERRGYFANAIVSRKEITQLLEAQYGADAWETRTAQLALARQSQLHELEPIQRAKNDESNAREQRARQLWQLGKRQEALTALSEAHTLAAQVWGEEHYAVASLIDLQARWQIALGDTAAAEFLFRQALTIREKVLTALHPDTVSSTSALGLLLQAGGRTSEAEPLLRQTVERARSLWGENHLQYAVHLNNLAMLLHDMNRNAEAVALLQQTTQIRRDQLGDKHESVAQSLLNTGTIYYADQNLAAAGPLFRQALEIFEPTIGGGQAMTRMARSNLGLTLMAERHFDEADTLLRADLDWIKKELGENHAEYAEGLSRLVASYGNQGRYNEALPLAERAAEIHRKTAGPDDAHTRAAQELVSKVRSKLGTKPATDSATTASVRAPASVARGQAPQNNPRQ from the coding sequence TGACGCACCACGCGACGACGCGCTAGTGGCAGCCGCGACGAGCGAGGATGCCGCATCCGGCGACAATTCGTCGGCCGACCGAGCCGACTTTGCTCGGCAACTCGCCATGCTAACTCGACAAGCCGAAGATCATGAACGCCGCGGCTATTTCGCAAATGCCATCGTGTCCCGCAAAGAGATAACGCAGTTGCTCGAAGCGCAATACGGCGCCGATGCCTGGGAGACGCGCACGGCGCAACTTGCCCTGGCCCGCCAAAGTCAGCTGCACGAGCTGGAGCCAATCCAGCGGGCCAAGAACGACGAGTCCAACGCGCGCGAGCAGCGGGCGCGTCAATTGTGGCAGCTCGGCAAAAGGCAAGAAGCGCTGACCGCACTGAGCGAAGCGCACACGCTCGCCGCCCAGGTATGGGGTGAAGAACACTACGCCGTGGCCAGCCTGATCGATCTGCAGGCCCGCTGGCAGATTGCGCTGGGAGACACTGCCGCCGCCGAATTCCTGTTTCGTCAGGCGTTGACGATACGTGAAAAGGTCTTGACGGCGTTGCATCCTGACACGGTCAGCAGCACTAGCGCGCTTGGCCTGCTACTGCAGGCCGGAGGTCGCACCAGCGAGGCCGAGCCTTTGTTGCGTCAGACCGTCGAACGAGCGCGCTCGCTATGGGGCGAAAATCACTTGCAGTACGCCGTACACCTCAACAATCTCGCCATGCTCCTGCACGACATGAATCGAAACGCCGAGGCTGTCGCGCTGTTGCAGCAGACCACGCAGATCCGCCGCGACCAATTGGGTGACAAGCACGAATCGGTAGCCCAAAGCCTGCTCAATACGGGCACCATTTACTATGCTGACCAAAACCTGGCCGCAGCTGGGCCCTTGTTCCGTCAGGCACTCGAAATTTTCGAGCCTACGATCGGCGGCGGCCAAGCGATGACGCGCATGGCCCGCTCAAATCTCGGGCTGACGCTCATGGCCGAGCGCCATTTCGACGAAGCCGATACATTACTCCGCGCGGATCTCGACTGGATCAAAAAAGAACTCGGCGAAAATCACGCGGAATATGCCGAGGGCCTGTCACGCCTGGTCGCGTCGTATGGAAACCAAGGCCGCTACAACGAGGCGCTGCCGCTGGCCGAGCGCGCGGCCGAGATTCATCGGAAAACCGCAGGGCCGGATGACGCTCACACCCGCGCGGCTCAAGAACTAGTCAGCAAGGTGCGCAGTAAGCTCGGCACCAAGCCCGCCACGGATTCCGCCACCACCGCGTCCGTGAGAGCACCGGCAAGCGTCGCCCGCGGACAAGCGCCGCAAAACAATCCGCGACAGTAA
- a CDS encoding bifunctional methionine sulfoxide reductase B/A protein translates to MRTTQVTCTVVLLLVWSFAVARAAVAEDGSTTTPTATKARSTTPSASKRDPHLVSVYVFDREGQLVGPVDSPKLVLSPAQWRRRLTPDQFHVLRAKDTEAPFCGNLLDNKKEGVYCCAGCGLPLFSSSAKFDSGTGWPSFLKPVGKENIEFTRDVSDGSSRVEVKCVRCKGHLGHVFNDGPAPTGMRFCMNSASLVFTDADALASIADPAADKHEHATSLASADGASSAKGTDNNKVAASDAVVPASQGAAGKLERTAAVSANKEKNMTETAVFAGGCFWCTEAAFQQLRGVSDVESGYAGGSKETATYDQVSRGTTGHAEAIRVTYDPSVITYDQLLMVFFDAHDPTQLNRQGPDMGTQYRSAIFYDSDAQKKAAEAKIHELTDKKAYGQRRIVTKLEPLKAFYPAETYHQDFVLNNPFQPYVRGHSIPKACSVQKRHPELMDPEKAARIAEMAR, encoded by the coding sequence ATGCGTACGACTCAGGTGACTTGCACTGTAGTGCTATTGTTAGTGTGGTCGTTTGCCGTGGCTCGGGCCGCCGTCGCCGAGGATGGCTCGACCACAACCCCCACCGCGACTAAAGCTCGATCGACGACACCATCCGCGAGCAAACGCGACCCGCATCTGGTCAGCGTTTATGTGTTCGACCGCGAGGGACAACTCGTCGGTCCGGTCGACTCGCCAAAATTGGTGCTCAGTCCGGCGCAATGGCGACGCCGACTTACGCCCGACCAGTTTCACGTGCTGCGCGCCAAGGACACGGAAGCCCCCTTTTGTGGAAACCTGTTAGACAACAAGAAGGAAGGAGTCTACTGCTGTGCGGGTTGCGGTTTGCCACTGTTTTCTTCGTCGGCCAAGTTCGATTCCGGCACAGGTTGGCCAAGCTTCTTAAAGCCGGTCGGCAAAGAGAATATTGAGTTCACACGCGACGTCAGCGACGGCTCCTCGCGCGTCGAGGTGAAGTGCGTGCGCTGCAAGGGGCACCTGGGTCACGTGTTTAATGATGGTCCAGCGCCGACCGGGATGCGGTTCTGCATGAATTCCGCTTCGCTTGTCTTCACCGACGCCGACGCCCTGGCTAGCATCGCCGACCCGGCCGCTGACAAGCACGAGCACGCGACTTCGTTGGCGTCGGCCGACGGTGCCAGTAGTGCGAAGGGGACTGATAATAATAAAGTAGCAGCTAGCGACGCGGTCGTACCGGCCAGCCAGGGAGCTGCCGGCAAGTTGGAGCGAACGGCCGCCGTGTCAGCGAACAAGGAGAAGAACATGACCGAGACGGCAGTATTTGCCGGTGGATGTTTTTGGTGTACCGAGGCGGCGTTTCAACAGCTGCGCGGCGTGAGTGACGTGGAAAGTGGTTACGCGGGCGGAAGTAAGGAAACGGCCACCTATGACCAAGTCTCGCGCGGCACCACTGGGCACGCCGAGGCGATCCGCGTTACCTACGATCCGTCGGTGATCACGTACGACCAATTGCTAATGGTGTTTTTCGACGCGCATGATCCTACGCAGCTCAATCGCCAAGGCCCCGACATGGGGACCCAGTATCGGTCGGCGATTTTCTACGACAGCGATGCGCAAAAGAAGGCCGCCGAAGCGAAGATTCACGAATTGACCGACAAGAAGGCCTATGGCCAGCGGCGGATCGTGACCAAGCTTGAACCGCTGAAGGCGTTTTATCCCGCCGAGACGTACCACCAGGATTTCGTGCTGAATAATCCCTTTCAGCCGTATGTACGCGGCCACTCGATTCCCAAGGCCTGCTCCGTCCAGAAACGTCACCCGGAACTGATGGACCCCGAGAAGGCCGCGCGGATCGCGGAAATGGCGCGCTAA